A genomic region of Psychrobacter sp. M13 contains the following coding sequences:
- a CDS encoding NADP-dependent isocitrate dehydrogenase yields MSKIIYTKTDEAPALATLSFLPIVKAFTDKAGVVVETSDISVAARVLAEFSDYLTDEQRVPDNLAELGRLTQDPNTNIIKLPNISASVQQLKACIKELQGKGYALPEFPDDPKTEEEIELRRRYGKSLGSSVNPVLREGNSDRRAPKAVKNYARKHPHSMGEWKQWSRTHVSHMHSGDFYEGEQSITLDKARSVRMERVAEDGTIGVFKTGIALLDKEVIDLMFMSKKALIEFYEREMEDCREAGILFSLHVKATMMKVSHPIVFGHAVKTYYKDAFDKHGAYFDELGINVNNGMASLYEKIAELPASKREEIERDLHACQVHRPRLAMVDSAKGITNFHSPSDVIVDASMPAMIRSGGKMWGADGKMYECKAVMPESTFARIYQEMINFCKWHGNFDPTTMGTVPNVGLMAQKAEEYGSHDKTFEASDAGIARIVDEATDEVLLEQRVEKGDIWRMCQVKDEPIQDWVKLAVRRARESDTPVIFWLDPYRPHENELIKKVQTYLKDHDTTGLHIEIMSQVRAMRYTLERVARGLDTISATGNILRDYLTDLFPILELGTSAKMLSVVPLMKGGGLFETGAGGSAPKHVQQLIEENHLRWDSLGEFLALTESLEHLAKNDDNAKAQILADTLDRATEKLLLNDKSPSRKTGELDNRGSHFYLAMYWAEELAAQDKDADLKAQFAPLAEKLASNERAIVEEMNSAQGKAVDIKGYYLADEALAEQAMRPSKLFNEALASL; encoded by the coding sequence ATGTCAAAAATTATTTATACCAAAACCGATGAAGCCCCAGCACTGGCAACCCTATCCTTTTTACCTATCGTAAAAGCTTTTACCGACAAGGCAGGCGTCGTCGTTGAGACCAGTGACATCTCAGTTGCTGCGCGTGTATTGGCTGAGTTCTCTGACTATTTAACAGATGAGCAGCGTGTTCCTGACAATCTAGCTGAGCTCGGACGCTTAACTCAAGATCCCAACACTAATATTATCAAACTGCCTAATATTAGCGCTTCTGTACAACAGCTCAAAGCTTGTATCAAAGAGCTGCAAGGCAAAGGCTATGCGCTACCTGAATTCCCAGACGATCCAAAAACTGAGGAAGAGATTGAGCTACGCAGACGCTATGGTAAGAGTCTAGGCAGTTCAGTGAATCCAGTACTCCGTGAGGGTAACTCAGACCGCCGTGCTCCTAAAGCAGTCAAAAACTATGCCCGTAAGCATCCGCACTCTATGGGCGAGTGGAAACAATGGTCACGTACTCATGTCTCGCACATGCACAGTGGCGACTTTTATGAAGGTGAGCAGTCTATTACTTTGGATAAAGCACGTAGCGTACGTATGGAGCGCGTGGCTGAAGATGGTACTATCGGCGTCTTCAAAACAGGCATTGCGCTGCTAGACAAAGAAGTCATCGATTTGATGTTCATGAGTAAAAAAGCGCTGATTGAATTTTATGAGCGTGAAATGGAAGACTGCCGTGAAGCGGGCATTTTATTTTCCTTGCACGTAAAAGCGACGATGATGAAAGTGTCGCACCCTATTGTCTTTGGACATGCGGTCAAGACCTATTACAAAGACGCTTTTGACAAGCATGGTGCCTACTTTGATGAGCTAGGTATCAACGTCAACAACGGCATGGCCTCGCTATATGAAAAAATAGCAGAGCTACCCGCCAGTAAGCGTGAAGAGATTGAACGTGATCTGCATGCTTGTCAGGTACATCGTCCGCGTCTAGCGATGGTCGACTCAGCCAAAGGTATCACCAACTTCCATTCGCCAAGTGATGTCATCGTCGATGCTTCTATGCCTGCTATGATTCGCTCAGGCGGTAAAATGTGGGGCGCTGATGGCAAAATGTACGAATGTAAAGCGGTCATGCCTGAGTCCACTTTTGCACGTATTTATCAAGAGATGATTAACTTTTGCAAATGGCATGGTAACTTTGACCCAACGACTATGGGTACGGTGCCAAACGTTGGTTTGATGGCGCAAAAAGCTGAAGAGTATGGCTCGCATGATAAGACGTTTGAAGCCAGCGATGCAGGGATAGCGCGTATTGTCGACGAAGCTACAGATGAAGTATTACTTGAACAGCGCGTTGAAAAAGGTGATATCTGGCGCATGTGTCAAGTCAAAGATGAGCCTATTCAAGATTGGGTCAAGCTTGCGGTACGCCGTGCGCGCGAATCAGATACACCGGTTATCTTTTGGTTAGACCCTTATCGTCCACATGAGAATGAGCTGATCAAAAAGGTACAAACTTACCTAAAAGATCATGATACTACAGGGCTACATATCGAAATTATGTCACAGGTTCGCGCCATGCGCTATACCTTGGAGCGCGTCGCTCGTGGTCTCGATACCATCTCTGCTACTGGTAATATTTTACGTGACTACCTGACTGACTTGTTCCCTATTCTAGAATTGGGTACTAGCGCCAAGATGCTATCAGTCGTGCCATTAATGAAAGGCGGCGGTTTATTTGAAACCGGTGCTGGTGGTTCTGCACCGAAGCACGTTCAACAACTGATCGAGGAAAACCACCTACGTTGGGATTCGTTGGGTGAGTTCTTGGCTTTGACAGAGTCTTTAGAGCATTTAGCTAAGAATGATGATAATGCTAAAGCACAAATACTGGCCGACACTTTAGATAGAGCGACTGAAAAGCTATTATTAAATGATAAGTCGCCCTCGCGTAAAACGGGCGAGCTTGACAACCGCGGCAGCCATTTCTACCTAGCCATGTACTGGGCCGAAGAACTCGCTGCGCAAGATAAAGACGCTGATCTAAAAGCACAGTTTGCCCCGCTAGCCGAAAAGCTTGCGAGCAATGAGCGAGCTATCGTCGAGGAGATGAATAGTGCCCAAGGCAAAGCTGTCGATATTAAAGGCTATTATCTCGCTGATGAAGCCTTGGCTGAGCAAGCCATGCGCCCAAGCAAACTATTCAATGAAGCTTTGGCTTCGTTGTAA
- a CDS encoding NADP-dependent isocitrate dehydrogenase has product MSKLIYTKTDEAPALATLSFLPIVEAFAKTADIEVETADISLAGRIIALFPDFITKEQRIPSAFRELRELVKTPGANVIKLPNISASVPQLKAAIKELQDKGYGLPDYPDHPETDEEKDVRDRYDKIKGSAVNPILREGNSDRRAPKAVKAYARSHPHSMGAWSADSKTHVATMDHGDFADTETSVTVDEPTDYRIEFTANDGSVTELKAPAPLLAGEVIDAAILSHKALVEFLEEQVEDAKAEDVLFSLHLKATMMKVSDPIIFGEAVKVFFKELFDKHGDTFKEIDVNVNNGFSNLLAKLKELPDDKRQEIEADIQSIYKSNPDLAMVNSDKGITNLHVPSDVIVDASMPAMIRSSGKMWGADNELHDTKAIIPDSSYACIYDETIKFCKENGAFDPTTMGSVPNVGLMAQKAEEYGSHDKTFLIPSAGIVQVLDSNDKVLTEHQVETDDIWRMNQVKDAPIQDWVKLAVTRARASKVPTIFWLDHKRPHHAALIKKVERYLKDYDTTGLDIRIMPVREATRFTLERLKEGKDTISVTGNVLRDYLTDLFPILELGTSAKMLSIVPLMNGGGLFETGAGGSAPKHVEQLVEENHLRWDSLGEFLALAESLEHLAIHENNPKAQILSDTLDTATETLLMNNKSPSRKTGELDNRGSHFYLAMYWAEELANQNQDSELKETFTPIAKKLKDNEDAIVKELNDAQGSPANINGYYFFDEKLATDIMRPSKTLNEIIASI; this is encoded by the coding sequence ATGTCAAAACTCATTTATACGAAAACTGACGAAGCCCCAGCGCTTGCTACCCTATCTTTTTTACCTATCGTAGAAGCTTTTGCCAAAACAGCTGATATCGAAGTAGAAACGGCTGATATCTCTTTAGCAGGACGTATCATTGCTTTATTTCCAGATTTTATTACTAAAGAGCAGCGTATTCCTAGTGCTTTTAGAGAACTACGCGAACTGGTTAAAACCCCTGGTGCTAACGTTATCAAACTGCCTAATATTAGTGCCTCAGTACCGCAGCTAAAAGCGGCGATCAAAGAGTTACAAGATAAAGGTTACGGCTTACCTGATTATCCAGATCATCCAGAGACCGACGAAGAAAAAGATGTGCGAGATCGTTATGACAAAATAAAAGGTAGTGCAGTTAATCCGATTTTACGTGAAGGTAACTCAGATCGCCGTGCACCAAAAGCGGTAAAAGCTTATGCTCGTAGCCATCCTCATTCTATGGGGGCATGGAGTGCAGACTCTAAAACTCATGTGGCGACTATGGATCATGGCGACTTTGCCGATACGGAGACTTCAGTCACTGTAGACGAGCCAACTGATTACCGTATTGAGTTCACTGCTAACGACGGTAGTGTCACTGAATTAAAAGCACCTGCACCATTACTAGCGGGTGAAGTTATCGATGCGGCTATTTTGAGCCACAAAGCCTTGGTTGAGTTTTTAGAAGAGCAAGTCGAAGACGCCAAAGCTGAAGATGTATTATTCTCATTACATCTAAAAGCGACGATGATGAAAGTCTCTGATCCTATTATCTTTGGTGAAGCAGTAAAAGTATTCTTCAAAGAGTTGTTTGACAAGCACGGTGATACGTTCAAAGAGATCGACGTTAACGTCAATAACGGCTTTAGCAACTTGCTCGCTAAATTAAAAGAGCTGCCTGATGACAAACGTCAAGAAATCGAAGCGGATATCCAAAGCATCTATAAGAGCAATCCAGATCTAGCAATGGTCAACTCTGACAAAGGCATCACTAACCTACATGTACCGAGTGATGTGATCGTTGATGCGTCAATGCCAGCTATGATTCGTAGCTCAGGTAAGATGTGGGGCGCGGATAACGAGCTACACGACACCAAAGCGATTATCCCTGATAGCAGCTATGCTTGCATCTATGATGAAACCATCAAATTCTGTAAAGAAAACGGTGCCTTTGATCCAACGACTATGGGTTCAGTACCGAACGTCGGTCTTATGGCACAAAAAGCAGAAGAGTATGGCTCACATGATAAGACTTTCTTGATCCCATCTGCGGGTATTGTGCAAGTACTGGATAGCAATGATAAGGTATTGACTGAGCATCAAGTGGAAACTGACGATATCTGGCGTATGAATCAGGTCAAAGACGCGCCGATTCAAGACTGGGTCAAGCTTGCGGTAACGCGCGCTCGTGCTAGCAAAGTGCCTACTATCTTCTGGTTGGATCATAAGCGTCCGCATCATGCTGCATTGATCAAAAAAGTAGAACGCTATCTAAAAGATTACGATACGACTGGTTTAGATATTCGCATCATGCCCGTTCGCGAGGCGACTCGCTTTACTTTAGAGCGTCTAAAAGAAGGCAAAGATACGATTTCAGTTACCGGTAACGTCTTACGTGATTACTTAACCGATCTATTCCCAATCTTAGAGCTGGGTACTAGCGCGAAGATGCTCTCTATCGTACCGCTTATGAATGGTGGTGGTCTATTTGAGACTGGTGCTGGTGGTTCTGCGCCGAAGCATGTCGAGCAGCTGGTTGAAGAAAATCATCTGCGCTGGGATTCATTAGGTGAGTTCTTAGCGTTAGCCGAGTCTTTAGAGCATTTAGCTATTCACGAAAATAATCCTAAAGCGCAAATATTATCAGATACCTTAGATACTGCGACTGAGACTCTGCTGATGAATAACAAGTCGCCATCACGTAAGACTGGTGAGCTTGATAACCGTGGTAGTCACTTCTATCTAGCTATGTACTGGGCCGAGGAGCTGGCGAATCAAAACCAAGACAGCGAGCTAAAAGAGACCTTTACTCCAATAGCTAAGAAGCTGAAGGATAATGAAGATGCTATCGTCAAAGAGCTCAATGATGCTCAAGGTAGCCCTGCCAACATCAATGGCTATTACTTCTTTGATGAAAAGCTGGCAACAGATATTATGCGCCCAAGTAAAACCTTAAATGAAATTATAGCTTCGATTTAA
- a CDS encoding GNAT family N-acetyltransferase, with amino-acid sequence MSLQYALVGDMSWQNRAQWQAPDTPFMSFAFWQALTDTGAIGEAAGWLPIFILVYRHSNNDNNTDADIDVHKNEINLDVMQPVAVMPVFVKGHHRGEFVFDYAWAEAYARYGIDYYPRLVTSSPYTPITGQRIWLTVGQALDREIIQAIMAGVDDIAQQVGASSWHGLFVTPELARLAASTQTEVAKALANNHSISQDKETIGDDDSAFTTPILERQGCQFLWQNKNLTSNNKPFTGFDDFLATLKAKKRKTIRAERRKVAEQGIECVRKCGNAITDADWSAFYHCYVMTYAVRGQQPYLTAEFFDSLAVSMPEHIMLAQALDSDGEIIASSLFLYDKVDSDENNKATLYGRYWGALGEYDSLHFELCYYQGIEFAIEQGLTYFDPGTQGEHKLVRGFIPTTTHSLHRIYDARFIPAIANFCIEDRGRMAQYRAQAHEALPFNQDNMPTFDSDV; translated from the coding sequence ATGAGTCTACAGTATGCACTCGTCGGCGACATGAGCTGGCAGAATCGCGCCCAGTGGCAAGCTCCTGATACCCCTTTTATGAGCTTTGCTTTTTGGCAAGCATTGACTGATACTGGCGCTATCGGTGAGGCTGCTGGTTGGCTACCTATTTTTATATTGGTTTATCGTCATAGTAATAACGATAATAATACCGATGCCGATATAGATGTTCATAAAAATGAGATAAATTTAGATGTAATGCAGCCTGTGGCGGTGATGCCAGTGTTCGTCAAAGGTCATCATCGTGGCGAGTTTGTTTTTGATTATGCGTGGGCAGAGGCTTATGCGCGCTATGGCATTGACTATTATCCGCGTTTGGTGACCAGCTCGCCATATACGCCGATCACAGGTCAGCGTATATGGCTGACGGTAGGTCAAGCTTTAGACCGTGAGATTATACAAGCCATAATGGCAGGGGTTGATGATATCGCCCAGCAAGTTGGTGCATCAAGCTGGCATGGCTTATTTGTCACACCAGAATTAGCAAGACTTGCGGCCTCTACACAGACTGAAGTAGCCAAAGCTTTAGCCAATAATCACAGTATCAGTCAAGATAAAGAGACTATTGGTGATGACGATAGTGCTTTTACAACACCTATATTAGAGCGGCAAGGTTGTCAGTTTTTATGGCAGAATAAAAACTTAACTAGCAACAATAAGCCATTTACCGGCTTTGATGATTTCTTGGCTACTTTAAAAGCCAAAAAGCGCAAGACCATCCGCGCTGAACGTCGAAAGGTCGCTGAGCAAGGTATTGAGTGTGTGCGTAAGTGTGGCAATGCTATCACTGACGCTGATTGGTCAGCGTTTTATCATTGTTACGTGATGACTTATGCGGTACGTGGTCAGCAGCCTTATTTGACCGCTGAATTCTTTGATTCTCTTGCAGTTAGCATGCCTGAGCACATAATGCTTGCGCAAGCGCTCGATAGTGATGGTGAGATTATTGCGAGTAGTTTATTTCTCTACGACAAGGTTGATAGCGATGAAAATAATAAAGCCACCTTGTACGGTCGCTATTGGGGCGCGCTTGGCGAGTACGATAGTTTGCACTTTGAGCTGTGTTACTACCAAGGTATCGAATTTGCTATTGAGCAAGGCTTAACTTACTTTGATCCTGGTACTCAAGGCGAGCATAAACTGGTCCGTGGCTTTATCCCGACGACTACGCACTCCTTGCATCGTATCTATGATGCGCGTTTTATTCCTGCGATAGCGAATTTCTGTATTGAGGATAGAGGACGGATGGCGCAGTATCGCGCACAGGCTCATGAGGCGCTACCTTTTAATCAAGATAACATGCCTACGTTCGATAGCGATGTATAA
- a CDS encoding chorismate lyase — translation MSDISKTIIAKTSPPIALLPWLEAKGSLTALFEAKAGQPLRVERQFEGYKRLSLSQKRQLGLQGSALNRPLMAWVREVQLYGDSDQPWVWAQSIFPLTSLQGQARRLQQLKGTPIGYVLFKRNRTLPNQRIIKNTAKGWQRQTYYDWYGRKVLISETFLSDFLVTV, via the coding sequence ATGTCTGATATAAGTAAAACTATCATTGCCAAAACGTCACCACCGATAGCGTTACTACCTTGGCTTGAGGCCAAAGGCTCTTTGACGGCATTATTTGAGGCAAAAGCAGGGCAGCCACTGCGAGTTGAGCGCCAGTTCGAGGGCTATAAGCGGCTATCGTTAAGCCAAAAGCGGCAATTGGGCTTGCAAGGCTCAGCGCTCAATCGTCCTCTGATGGCTTGGGTACGTGAGGTGCAGCTATATGGTGATAGCGATCAGCCTTGGGTGTGGGCGCAAAGTATCTTTCCTCTAACCAGCCTGCAAGGTCAAGCCCGTCGCTTGCAACAGCTAAAGGGCACGCCTATCGGTTACGTGTTATTTAAGCGCAACCGTACTTTGCCCAATCAGCGGATTATTAAGAACACGGCTAAAGGCTGGCAACGACAGACGTATTACGATTGGTATGGGCGCAAAGTGCTTATTAGCGAGACCTTTTTGTCTGATTTTTTGGTCACAGTGTAG
- the glyA gene encoding serine hydroxymethyltransferase — protein MFKDISIKEYDPALSAAMEAESVRQENHIELIASENYCSQAVMEAQGSDLTNKYAEGYPGKRYYGGCEHVDVVEQLAIDRAKELFGAEYVNVQPHSGSQANSAVFLALLDANDTILGMSLDAGGHLTHGAHINFSGINYNAVQYGLVEETGLIDYDQVDSLAREHKPKMIIAGFSAYSQVVDWQRFRDIADEIGAYFLVDMAHIAGLAATGAYPNPVPFADVVTSTTHKTLRGPRSGVIMSRDDKLAKKLNSAVFPGNQGGPLMHVIAAKAICFKEALEDNFKTYQEQVIKNAKAMAAVIQERGYEIISGGTENHLMLISLVKQEMTGKEADKWLGEAHITVNKNAVPNDPKSPFVTSGIRIGTGAVTTRGFDEADVKELAGWMCDVLDSRGDEKVLAEVCEKVEAICAKKPVYAKNQ, from the coding sequence ATGTTTAAAGATATCTCTATAAAAGAATATGATCCAGCATTATCAGCAGCTATGGAAGCTGAGAGCGTTCGTCAAGAAAACCATATCGAGCTTATTGCTTCAGAGAACTACTGCTCACAAGCAGTGATGGAAGCGCAAGGCTCAGATCTAACTAATAAATACGCAGAAGGCTATCCAGGTAAGCGCTATTACGGTGGCTGTGAGCATGTCGATGTCGTTGAACAACTAGCCATCGACCGTGCAAAAGAGCTGTTCGGTGCTGAATATGTCAACGTACAACCGCATTCAGGTTCTCAGGCCAACTCAGCGGTATTTTTAGCACTGCTCGATGCCAACGATACTATTCTTGGTATGAGTCTTGATGCTGGTGGTCACTTGACCCATGGCGCTCATATTAACTTCTCAGGTATCAACTACAATGCGGTGCAGTATGGTCTAGTTGAAGAGACGGGTCTTATCGATTATGATCAAGTCGATAGCTTAGCCCGTGAGCACAAGCCTAAAATGATTATCGCTGGTTTTTCAGCCTACTCGCAAGTAGTTGATTGGCAGCGTTTCCGTGATATCGCGGACGAGATCGGCGCTTACTTCTTAGTTGATATGGCGCACATTGCTGGTTTGGCTGCTACAGGTGCTTATCCTAACCCAGTACCATTCGCTGATGTCGTCACTAGTACTACGCATAAAACGTTACGTGGCCCACGCTCAGGGGTCATCATGTCACGTGATGATAAACTTGCTAAAAAGCTGAACTCTGCCGTTTTCCCAGGCAACCAAGGTGGCCCGTTGATGCACGTTATCGCGGCCAAAGCGATTTGCTTTAAAGAAGCGCTAGAAGATAACTTCAAGACGTATCAAGAGCAAGTCATCAAAAACGCTAAAGCGATGGCAGCGGTCATCCAAGAGCGTGGCTATGAAATCATCTCTGGTGGTACAGAAAACCATCTCATGCTGATCAGTTTGGTTAAGCAAGAAATGACCGGTAAAGAAGCCGACAAATGGTTGGGTGAAGCGCACATTACGGTTAATAAAAACGCTGTACCTAACGATCCAAAGTCTCCGTTTGTGACTTCTGGTATCCGTATCGGTACTGGTGCTGTGACCACTCGCGGCTTTGATGAAGCAGATGTCAAAGAGTTGGCGGGTTGGATGTGTGATGTACTAGACTCGCGCGGTGATGAAAAAGTATTAGCTGAAGTATGCGAAAAGGTTGAAGCTATCTGTGCGAAAAAACCAGTGTATGCTAAGAATCAGTAA
- the leuE gene encoding leucine efflux protein LeuE, with the protein MFGITDLTAYIIGSIIIILLPGPNSLYCLSVSAAHGTRKGYRTVAGIFLGDSILILVTVLGMGSLLKLYPVLFTAIKLLGGLYLSYLGTKLLISGYQTFRHRAQIADAKPKLITAPISQNFFYRALLLSLTNPKAILFFLSFFVQFVEPTYPYPFLSFLVLAIILQLISFSYLSVMVFSGKNLSRKFSQSPTLIVASTTFTGLLFIGFAMNLWLAQLS; encoded by the coding sequence ATGTTCGGTATCACTGATCTTACTGCCTATATTATTGGCTCAATCATCATTATCTTGCTGCCAGGTCCTAACAGTTTATACTGCCTATCAGTGTCAGCCGCACACGGCACTAGAAAAGGCTATCGCACGGTAGCGGGTATATTTTTGGGTGATAGTATCTTGATACTAGTGACCGTCTTAGGAATGGGCAGCCTGCTAAAGCTCTACCCTGTTCTTTTCACCGCTATCAAATTATTGGGCGGATTATATTTATCTTACTTGGGGACAAAACTGCTCATAAGTGGCTATCAAACCTTCCGTCATAGAGCTCAAATCGCTGATGCTAAACCAAAGCTGATAACAGCGCCCATAAGTCAAAACTTCTTTTATCGTGCGCTATTACTTAGTTTGACCAACCCTAAAGCCATATTATTTTTCTTATCGTTTTTCGTGCAGTTCGTTGAGCCTACTTATCCTTATCCTTTTTTGTCTTTTTTAGTATTAGCCATTATTTTACAGCTCATTAGTTTTAGCTATCTAAGCGTCATGGTATTTTCAGGTAAAAACCTCTCTCGAAAATTCAGCCAATCACCGACACTAATCGTAGCTAGCACCACTTTTACAGGCTTACTATTTATTGGCTTTGCCATGAATTTATGGTTAGCGCAGTTAAGTTAA
- a CDS encoding sodium:alanine symporter family protein, translating to MKKQSLVAMLLLFSASIVQAAEESALAAEQTGLEAFGTGLDGFMANTFGWFVDMIFFSVPLGDVSFPLIVGWLLVAAIVFTLYFSFIQFRLIGLSLDIVRGKYTDPNPAVKEEGEVSHFQALATALSGTVGLGNIAGVGAALAIGGPGATFWMIVVGLFGMASKFVECTLGVKYRTILPSGAVSGGPMYYLSRGMAERGMGGFGKVLAVGFALMTILATFGAGNMFQGNQAFAMVSSTFSIPTEYSIIFGVVLAVLVGSVILGGMPRIATVTEKIVPFMALLYITMAVIVLVANFNQIGTAFEQIFVGAFTGAGVAGGFIGALIQGLKRATFSNEAGVGSAAIAHSAVKTNEPATEGLVALLEPFIDTVIICTMTALVITISGVNTAANLQDQAITGVELTRAAFMQTAPIFQYFLALAVIMFAFSTMISWSYYGLKAWTYLFGEGRTKEIIYKLIFLVFVVIGTVIQFGFVIDFADAALFAMAIFNIIGLYFLMPVVKKEVKSYVARVKSGEIKKFK from the coding sequence ATGAAAAAACAATCGTTAGTCGCCATGCTGCTACTCTTCAGCGCCAGTATCGTGCAAGCCGCTGAAGAATCGGCTTTAGCAGCAGAACAAACAGGTTTAGAAGCATTTGGTACAGGTCTTGATGGCTTCATGGCCAATACCTTTGGCTGGTTTGTAGATATGATCTTCTTCTCAGTGCCGCTCGGTGATGTAAGCTTTCCATTAATCGTAGGTTGGTTATTAGTTGCCGCAATAGTATTTACGCTCTATTTTAGCTTTATTCAGTTTCGTCTTATAGGGTTGTCTCTCGATATTGTCAGAGGTAAATATACCGATCCCAACCCCGCTGTCAAAGAAGAAGGCGAGGTTAGCCATTTCCAAGCCTTAGCTACTGCTCTATCAGGCACAGTCGGTCTGGGTAATATTGCTGGTGTCGGTGCAGCACTTGCTATCGGTGGACCTGGTGCCACGTTTTGGATGATCGTGGTTGGCCTGTTCGGTATGGCATCCAAGTTTGTAGAGTGTACGTTAGGGGTAAAATACCGTACGATACTGCCCTCTGGTGCCGTATCAGGTGGACCTATGTACTACTTAAGTCGCGGTATGGCTGAACGTGGTATGGGCGGATTTGGTAAGGTCTTAGCCGTTGGTTTTGCCCTTATGACGATACTAGCCACTTTTGGCGCTGGTAATATGTTTCAAGGCAACCAAGCCTTTGCAATGGTAAGCTCTACTTTTTCTATTCCTACTGAGTACAGTATAATCTTTGGTGTTGTCTTAGCGGTTTTAGTCGGTTCGGTCATCCTCGGTGGTATGCCTCGCATAGCAACGGTTACCGAAAAAATTGTACCTTTTATGGCTTTGTTATACATCACAATGGCAGTGATTGTACTGGTTGCTAACTTTAACCAAATTGGCACAGCGTTTGAGCAGATCTTCGTTGGTGCCTTCACTGGTGCTGGTGTTGCTGGTGGTTTCATTGGTGCATTAATCCAAGGTTTAAAACGTGCCACTTTCTCTAATGAAGCAGGTGTCGGTTCAGCCGCTATTGCTCACTCCGCGGTAAAAACAAATGAGCCTGCAACTGAAGGTTTGGTCGCTTTACTAGAGCCTTTCATTGATACGGTTATCATCTGTACTATGACCGCGTTAGTTATCACTATATCTGGTGTGAACACAGCAGCAAACTTGCAAGATCAAGCGATTACTGGTGTAGAGCTAACCCGTGCCGCCTTTATGCAAACAGCACCAATTTTCCAGTACTTCTTAGCTTTAGCGGTAATCATGTTCGCCTTTTCAACGATGATTTCATGGTCGTATTACGGTCTAAAAGCTTGGACTTACCTATTCGGTGAAGGTAGAACTAAAGAAATAATATACAAACTTATCTTTTTAGTCTTCGTCGTTATCGGTACTGTCATACAGTTTGGTTTTGTTATCGACTTCGCAGATGCCGCCCTATTCGCGATGGCTATCTTTAACATCATCGGTCTATACTTCTTGATGCCAGTGGTGAAAAAAGAGGTTAAATCTTATGTCGCTCGTGTGAAGAGTGGTGAGATTAAGAAGTTTAAATAA
- a CDS encoding barstar family protein: MTQAIYYSNKDDEATAIPEQAIAIVIDHELNKATLLTALDKALSFPDYFAHNWDSAWDCLTDSDAEHLRLDLTDVKQINTEDFNVFKSMIEDAYRDFGQPQLWVVV; the protein is encoded by the coding sequence ATGACCCAAGCTATTTATTATAGTAATAAAGACGATGAAGCGACTGCAATACCTGAGCAAGCTATCGCTATTGTTATCGACCATGAGCTAAATAAAGCCACGCTATTGACAGCGTTGGATAAGGCGCTGAGCTTCCCCGATTACTTTGCCCATAATTGGGATAGCGCATGGGACTGCTTGACTGATAGCGATGCTGAGCATTTACGTTTAGATTTGACAGATGTAAAGCAAATTAATACTGAGGACTTTAACGTGTTTAAAAGTATGATTGAGGACGCTTATCGAGATTTCGGTCAGCCGCAGTTGTGGGTAGTGGTATAA